In Xylanibacter ruminicola 23, a single genomic region encodes these proteins:
- a CDS encoding ADP-ribosylglycohydrolase family protein, with product MTTKQTNLLQPKTRGGKALMSTLLTNTRAYLEQAERADAEPLRQFLFSNPERPLIAMGHGGAHSSASYAALLYGANCGLGRVVTPYLANSLSDQTLRNSKLLLVSTSLKNQDAVYIANRMIRVNPEHSCALTMSRDENAIIKRMLQSNPNSVIRHHFERDKGFISVNGTFAYFALLYKAFTGDDDFSHKLALSTDSADNYVYRCADETIAPPDLSQISQFTVLFGSYGEPVAHKMESNMTEAGLASCVISDYRDECHGRFLALSNFISSPNHPQTDCALVLLVTPREESVCRNLLNRLPGRLPVVIIRTDIDTPLGSIDLLYKMSIFTSDFGEKYRHSNPNDPNNLGGIDKRVFRDHVRFQDDFALYGPLSLSAGTPTYTNRFSLNTICSGIDVLGVRFGSIDAAALMAQFDDSPEAAKEQAKIIAPENGYLNNPNHIISDFLTHRYATPHYRKQELDRDGAKWYAEWLKWLHGEPADVSLLNSAYINWLGGYLRFTQTADGRITVERVERSAPEHLPHTGLIGGICGEVFGSKYELEKDKQKVKKLAGKKDMKVLKSMTYTDDTILSLAIAKWLMDDPEHSKDSLIDLFRHFANRYQTYSFGRKFQEWVKSSDRAPYGAGSNGSAMRVAPVAWYAHSLDECLALAKTTAEVTHNSPGGIRGAQAVAAAIYLNRTGSSKDDIRSYIEQTFGYNLHRTTDEIRPDYAFETACDKSVPESIICFLEAESFMDAVIRAISLGGDTDTMACIAGNIAAATMPVPEDVALACYNKLPQELREIFNKWYA from the coding sequence ATGACAACAAAACAAACAAACCTACTCCAACCAAAGACTCGTGGCGGCAAAGCGCTCATGAGTACGTTGCTCACCAACACTCGCGCGTATCTGGAACAAGCCGAACGTGCCGATGCAGAACCTCTGCGCCAGTTCCTGTTCAGTAATCCAGAACGCCCTCTTATCGCCATGGGGCATGGTGGTGCCCATTCATCAGCCTCGTATGCCGCACTTCTCTACGGCGCTAACTGCGGTCTGGGACGTGTTGTAACACCGTACCTTGCCAACTCACTCTCCGACCAGACCTTGCGTAACTCAAAACTCCTGCTCGTCAGCACCTCGCTGAAGAATCAGGATGCCGTGTACATCGCCAACCGCATGATCCGCGTAAACCCGGAACATAGCTGCGCGCTCACCATGTCTCGCGATGAGAATGCCATCATAAAACGCATGCTGCAATCCAATCCCAATAGTGTTATCCGCCACCACTTCGAACGCGACAAAGGATTCATCAGCGTCAACGGCACCTTTGCCTACTTCGCCTTATTATACAAGGCCTTCACTGGCGATGACGATTTCTCGCACAAGCTGGCACTATCTACCGATTCTGCCGATAATTACGTTTACCGCTGCGCGGATGAAACCATTGCCCCACCCGATCTTAGCCAGATATCACAATTCACCGTGCTGTTCGGCTCGTATGGCGAACCTGTAGCCCACAAGATGGAGAGCAACATGACCGAAGCCGGACTGGCCTCATGCGTTATCTCCGACTACCGCGACGAATGCCACGGACGATTCCTCGCACTTTCCAATTTCATCAGCAGCCCCAATCATCCACAGACCGACTGCGCTCTTGTGCTGTTGGTTACTCCACGCGAGGAGTCGGTATGTCGCAATCTGCTAAATCGCCTGCCAGGCCGTCTGCCGGTTGTTATCATCCGTACCGACATCGATACACCTCTAGGTAGCATCGACCTGCTCTACAAAATGAGCATATTCACCAGCGACTTTGGCGAGAAATACCGTCACTCCAATCCTAACGATCCCAACAACCTGGGCGGAATCGACAAACGCGTCTTCCGTGACCACGTACGTTTCCAGGACGATTTCGCACTTTATGGTCCACTCTCACTCAGTGCTGGAACACCCACCTATACCAATCGTTTCAGCCTCAATACCATCTGCAGTGGCATCGACGTGCTTGGTGTACGCTTTGGTAGTATCGACGCTGCCGCACTGATGGCCCAGTTCGATGATAGTCCTGAAGCCGCCAAAGAACAAGCCAAGATTATCGCCCCCGAGAACGGCTACCTCAACAATCCCAACCACATCATCAGCGACTTCCTCACACATCGCTATGCCACACCTCATTATCGCAAACAGGAGCTCGACCGCGATGGTGCCAAGTGGTACGCCGAGTGGCTCAAGTGGCTGCATGGCGAGCCTGCCGATGTCAGTCTGCTCAATAGCGCCTACATCAACTGGCTGGGCGGATACCTCCGTTTCACCCAGACTGCCGATGGTCGCATCACCGTCGAACGTGTGGAACGTTCTGCCCCGGAACACCTCCCACATACCGGCCTCATCGGTGGCATCTGTGGCGAAGTGTTCGGCTCTAAATACGAACTCGAGAAAGACAAGCAGAAAGTAAAGAAGCTCGCCGGCAAGAAAGACATGAAAGTACTGAAGAGCATGACCTATACCGACGACACCATTCTCTCGCTCGCCATCGCCAAGTGGCTCATGGACGATCCAGAGCACTCCAAAGACTCGCTCATCGACCTCTTCCGTCACTTTGCCAACCGTTATCAGACATACTCCTTCGGTAGGAAATTCCAGGAGTGGGTTAAGTCTTCCGATCGTGCACCTTATGGGGCCGGTAGCAATGGTAGCGCCATGCGTGTGGCTCCTGTAGCCTGGTATGCCCACTCGCTCGACGAGTGTCTGGCCCTGGCCAAGACCACTGCCGAAGTAACCCACAACTCTCCTGGGGGAATCCGTGGTGCCCAGGCCGTAGCAGCAGCCATCTATCTCAATCGCACAGGCTCGTCAAAAGACGATATCCGTTCTTACATCGAACAAACCTTCGGCTACAATCTCCATCGAACCACCGACGAGATACGTCCTGACTATGCTTTCGAGACCGCCTGCGACAAGAGCGTGCCCGAATCCATCATCTGCTTCCTCGAAGCAGAATCGTTCATGGACGCCGTCATCCGTGCCATCTCCCTGGGTGGCGACACCGACACCATGGCCTGCATAGCCGGCAACATCGCCGCCGCCACCATGCCCGTCCCCGAAGACGTCGCCCTGGCCTGCTACAACAAACTCCCCCAGGAACTCCGCGAGATATTCAACAAATGGTATGCTTAG
- a CDS encoding YqiA/YcfP family alpha/beta fold hydrolase: protein MNNDILTLVNSLREGTAGKTCMGTGNYSFDIITRREYPEGFVPGKRNKFEERILTMEIGNTCGNVMTMLPYLGVKTYPVAKLDMSPQGYRMKRDMKAYGADVRFVSNTRTGGTTILRCMHKLDDQGQPALSHKGSTGGKPWTGMSARPCRKYLSSKGGEVEALVASLDFTPDVFFFDIAQAGHRILAEQLREKGTMVYFEGDSDGHKLKDDKARKAAKRAFLRCVEASDVVKMSAELVQDLSFADDYPDKLFIQTMGAEGLQFKLGGGKWIKLDPIMNPDYQDYEGAGDWTSSTLIAALCSKGLLKVKDMTEQTVKEVLMMAQKIASYSVGFVGSKGMIHADETFKLLDDTLEMPHYTKKLMYLHGSASAGYSRTSMGILQYLPKDWQLLTPDCPVDAEECLKMLKDLCEKEKPDLIIGSSQGGYYAQMLRGYKRICVNPALDMSNDADVKVGSHQFVVNREDGVQKYVITPEIQDGYRRLEARQFEGITDADRELCYGLFGDKDTDYGHCKPVFAEHYNHIYTFPGGHKMEYDEIEKYLMPLVKKLV, encoded by the coding sequence ATGAATAATGACATTTTGACTTTGGTAAACTCTCTGAGAGAGGGTACTGCAGGGAAGACCTGCATGGGAACTGGTAACTACTCGTTCGACATTATCACGCGTCGTGAGTACCCTGAAGGATTTGTTCCTGGCAAGCGCAACAAGTTCGAGGAGAGAATCCTGACTATGGAGATTGGTAACACTTGTGGCAATGTGATGACCATGTTGCCTTACCTGGGTGTGAAGACCTACCCTGTGGCCAAACTGGATATGTCGCCTCAGGGCTACCGGATGAAACGCGACATGAAGGCCTATGGGGCTGATGTAAGATTCGTGAGCAACACACGCACGGGCGGTACTACTATCCTGAGATGTATGCACAAACTGGACGACCAGGGACAACCTGCGCTGAGTCATAAGGGTTCTACGGGTGGTAAGCCATGGACTGGCATGTCGGCACGCCCTTGCAGAAAGTACCTCTCGTCGAAGGGCGGTGAGGTAGAGGCACTCGTGGCATCGCTGGACTTCACCCCAGATGTGTTCTTCTTCGACATCGCGCAGGCTGGCCACAGAATACTGGCTGAGCAGTTGCGCGAGAAGGGTACTATGGTGTACTTTGAGGGTGACTCGGATGGTCACAAGCTGAAGGACGATAAGGCCAGAAAGGCAGCCAAGAGGGCTTTTCTGCGCTGTGTTGAGGCCAGCGATGTGGTGAAAATGTCGGCAGAGCTGGTTCAAGACCTGTCGTTCGCTGATGACTACCCCGACAAGCTCTTCATCCAGACTATGGGTGCTGAGGGCCTCCAGTTTAAGTTGGGTGGTGGTAAGTGGATCAAGCTGGATCCCATCATGAACCCTGACTATCAGGACTATGAGGGTGCAGGCGACTGGACCTCGTCGACCTTGATTGCTGCACTCTGCAGCAAGGGACTGCTGAAGGTGAAGGATATGACGGAGCAGACGGTGAAGGAGGTGCTGATGATGGCTCAGAAGATAGCTTCGTACAGTGTGGGATTCGTGGGCAGTAAAGGTATGATTCATGCGGATGAGACCTTCAAGCTGCTGGATGACACACTGGAGATGCCTCACTACACCAAGAAGCTGATGTATCTGCATGGTTCAGCCTCGGCTGGCTATAGTCGTACGTCGATGGGTATTCTGCAGTATCTGCCTAAGGATTGGCAGCTGCTGACACCCGACTGTCCGGTGGATGCGGAGGAGTGCCTGAAGATGCTGAAGGACCTGTGTGAGAAGGAGAAACCTGACCTGATTATAGGTAGTAGTCAGGGTGGCTACTATGCCCAGATGCTCAGAGGCTATAAGCGCATCTGTGTGAATCCTGCCCTCGACATGTCGAACGATGCCGATGTGAAGGTGGGTAGCCATCAGTTCGTGGTGAACCGCGAGGATGGGGTGCAGAAGTATGTGATTACGCCTGAGATTCAGGATGGCTATCGCCGTCTGGAGGCGCGCCAGTTCGAGGGCATCACCGATGCCGACCGCGAGTTGTGCTACGGTCTGTTTGGTGATAAGGATACCGACTACGGGCATTGCAAACCTGTGTTTGCTGAGCACTACAACCATATCTATACCTTCCCCGGAGGGCATAAGATGGAGTATGATGAGATAGAGAAGTACCTGATGCCGCTGGTTAAGAAACTAGTATAA
- the hisG gene encoding ATP phosphoribosyltransferase — MLRIAVQSKGRLFEDTMNLLSEADIKVSASKRTLLVQSSNFPLEVLYLRDDDIPQSVASGVADIGVVGENEFVERGEDADIISRLGFSKCRLSLAIPKEIDYKGVEWFNGKKIATSYPGILRHFLEQHHIHAEIHVITGSVEISPGIGLADAIFDIVSSGSTLVSNNLREVEIVMQSEALLIGNKQMSDEKKAILEQMLFRFKAVKDAEDKKYVRMNAPKARLQEIINVLPGLKSPTIIPLADEEWCSVHTVLDQKQFWEIIGKLKEMGAQGILVTPIEKMIL, encoded by the coding sequence ATGTTAAGAATTGCAGTACAATCAAAAGGACGTCTGTTTGAGGACACCATGAACCTGTTGTCAGAGGCTGACATCAAGGTTAGTGCCTCAAAACGCACCTTGCTGGTGCAGTCGTCCAACTTTCCGCTGGAGGTTCTTTACCTCCGCGATGATGACATCCCACAGAGTGTAGCCAGTGGAGTGGCTGACATCGGTGTAGTGGGCGAAAACGAGTTTGTTGAGCGTGGCGAAGATGCTGATATCATCTCACGTCTCGGCTTCTCAAAATGCCGCCTCTCGCTGGCCATTCCCAAAGAGATCGACTACAAGGGAGTAGAGTGGTTCAACGGCAAGAAGATTGCCACCAGCTACCCCGGAATCCTTCGACATTTCCTTGAGCAGCATCATATCCATGCCGAAATCCATGTCATCACAGGTAGCGTAGAAATCAGCCCGGGCATTGGTCTGGCCGATGCTATCTTTGATATCGTTTCATCAGGCTCTACCCTGGTGAGCAATAATCTGCGCGAAGTTGAGATTGTAATGCAGAGTGAGGCTCTGCTGATTGGCAACAAGCAGATGAGCGACGAAAAGAAAGCCATCCTCGAGCAGATGCTGTTCCGCTTTAAGGCCGTAAAGGATGCCGAGGACAAGAAGTATGTACGTATGAACGCCCCCAAGGCCCGCCTGCAGGAGATTATCAATGTGCTGCCAGGCCTGAAGAGCCCCACCATCATCCCTCTGGCCGATGAGGAGTGGTGCTCGGTTCACACCGTACTCGACCAGAAGCAGTTCTGGGAGATTATTGGCAAACTCAAGGAAATGGGCGCCCAGGGCATCCTGGTTACCCCCATTGAAAAGATGATTTTATGA
- a CDS encoding NADAR family protein translates to MSLHNQIKQYYPQYSDIQHYPADKCACIRKTTEEWGIFGNFFYAPIIVEGVTIDCTERLFHLMKFNANGEEGIKSEYAAKRGMAIKMHMKPIYKSHPEWLRNDWGAMVVDAMRFCLQTKYEQCEAFRKELERSKGLFIVEDETKRNEKKKADADSWGTNLVGNEYVGPNLLGRLLMELRDNGKLEYHLPADAFAFLQHLPVHVNK, encoded by the coding sequence ATGAGCCTGCACAATCAAATCAAACAATACTATCCCCAATACAGTGATATTCAGCACTACCCTGCTGATAAGTGTGCCTGCATCCGCAAGACTACTGAAGAATGGGGAATCTTTGGCAATTTCTTTTATGCCCCAATCATCGTTGAAGGCGTGACCATCGACTGTACCGAACGTCTCTTTCATCTGATGAAGTTCAATGCCAACGGCGAAGAAGGAATCAAAAGCGAGTATGCAGCAAAGCGAGGTATGGCGATAAAAATGCACATGAAGCCTATCTACAAATCCCATCCCGAGTGGTTACGTAACGACTGGGGGGCAATGGTAGTCGATGCCATGCGGTTCTGTCTCCAGACGAAATATGAGCAGTGTGAAGCATTCCGCAAAGAACTGGAGCGAAGCAAAGGCCTGTTCATTGTCGAGGACGAAACCAAACGCAACGAAAAGAAGAAAGCTGATGCCGACTCCTGGGGCACCAACCTTGTAGGCAACGAATACGTTGGTCCCAACCTCTTAGGCCGACTCCTGATGGAACTTCGCGACAACGGCAAGTTGGAGTACCATCTCCCCGCCGACGCCTTCGCGTTCCTCCAGCACCTTCCTGTACATGTGAATAAATGA
- a CDS encoding leucine-rich repeat protein — translation MSKLIYKNIYDEDGAIISDDGRILLKAPDVPHYRIREGVEEIDEKAFKGCKQLKEVDVPFTIETWEGRLSNDDCMRYAPKGLKLKCWRWPYPENCIRSEELEKEIEEGWVDDFGAVYSKDKKRLLKSANIRNYKVREGTESIDRLAFLYCDKLQCIYFPVSCKEEEFDAVLGGDIGAICFWDRPYLPDDMNDDEFWYEEDDVYVDEYNVVYTKDRKRLLYARMGFDQNEYVIPDGTVTICSCAFGVCEHFVHVSAPSSLRVIGDGIFARGGGRIVIRK, via the coding sequence ATGAGTAAGTTGATATACAAAAACATCTATGATGAAGACGGCGCTATCATCTCGGATGATGGCAGAATACTGCTGAAGGCACCAGATGTGCCGCATTATCGCATCAGAGAAGGTGTGGAGGAAATAGATGAGAAAGCCTTTAAGGGTTGCAAACAGCTGAAAGAGGTGGACGTGCCATTTACGATTGAGACGTGGGAAGGTCGCCTGTCGAATGATGACTGTATGCGTTATGCCCCAAAGGGACTGAAACTGAAATGCTGGAGGTGGCCTTATCCAGAGAACTGCATCCGCAGCGAAGAACTGGAGAAGGAGATTGAAGAAGGCTGGGTAGACGACTTCGGTGCTGTATACAGCAAGGACAAAAAGCGCCTGCTGAAGAGTGCCAACATCAGGAACTATAAGGTAAGGGAGGGTACGGAGAGTATTGACCGTCTGGCTTTTCTGTATTGCGATAAGTTGCAGTGTATCTATTTCCCGGTATCGTGTAAAGAGGAAGAATTTGATGCCGTGCTGGGTGGTGACATCGGCGCTATCTGTTTCTGGGACAGACCTTATCTGCCTGACGACATGAACGACGATGAGTTTTGGTATGAGGAAGACGATGTGTATGTAGATGAATATAATGTGGTGTATACCAAAGACCGCAAACGACTGCTATATGCCAGGATGGGGTTCGACCAAAACGAATATGTGATTCCCGACGGAACGGTGACGATATGCTCGTGTGCCTTTGGTGTTTGTGAGCATTTTGTGCATGTCTCGGCACCCTCTAGTCTACGTGTGATAGGCGACGGCATCTTTGCTCGCGGTGGCGGAAGGATTGTTATCAGAAAATAA
- the hisC gene encoding histidinol-phosphate transaminase produces MKEKFNLERLTRRNIWNLAPYSSARNEYAGREARVFLDANENPYNAPYNRYPDPLQLELKEAIAKVKGVPAQCIFLGNGSDEAIDLPYRCFCEPGVDNVVAIEPTYGMYKVCADINNVEYRTVLLDEHFQVTADALLAATDAHTKIIWLCTPNNPTGNCLKPEEVVKVIENFDGLVIVDEAYSDFSSQTSFRQWAMVNGQWSRPNLIVLNTMSKAWGCAAIRLGMAFASEGIIDIFNKVKYPYNVNLLTQQQALKALQDPFEVDGWVKILKEERGRVMQAFSILPICEKIYPTDANFFLAKMTDATGIYNYLVDQGIIVRNRNRVQLCQNCLRITIGTKTENSELIAALRQY; encoded by the coding sequence ATGAAAGAGAAGTTTAATCTAGAACGATTGACGAGAAGAAATATATGGAACTTAGCTCCATATAGTTCTGCGAGGAATGAGTACGCTGGCCGCGAGGCACGCGTGTTTCTCGATGCCAACGAGAATCCATACAACGCGCCTTACAACCGCTACCCCGACCCACTGCAGCTGGAGCTCAAGGAGGCCATCGCCAAGGTAAAAGGCGTGCCTGCCCAGTGCATCTTTCTGGGCAACGGTAGCGACGAGGCCATCGACCTGCCCTATCGCTGTTTCTGCGAGCCAGGCGTGGATAATGTGGTGGCCATCGAGCCCACCTATGGTATGTATAAGGTGTGCGCCGATATCAACAACGTAGAGTATCGTACCGTATTGCTCGACGAGCATTTCCAGGTAACTGCCGACGCACTGTTGGCAGCCACCGATGCCCATACCAAGATTATCTGGCTGTGCACCCCTAACAACCCCACAGGCAACTGTCTGAAACCCGAAGAGGTGGTTAAGGTGATTGAGAATTTCGACGGTCTGGTGATTGTCGATGAAGCTTACAGCGATTTCTCATCGCAGACGTCGTTCCGTCAATGGGCAATGGTTAATGGTCAATGGTCGCGCCCCAACCTGATTGTGCTCAACACCATGTCGAAGGCATGGGGCTGTGCCGCTATCCGTCTGGGCATGGCTTTCGCATCAGAAGGCATCATCGACATTTTTAATAAGGTGAAGTATCCCTACAATGTCAACCTGCTCACCCAGCAGCAGGCACTCAAGGCATTGCAGGACCCATTCGAAGTAGATGGTTGGGTAAAGATTCTGAAGGAGGAGCGCGGCCGCGTGATGCAGGCCTTCAGCATACTCCCTATCTGCGAGAAAATTTATCCTACGGATGCCAACTTCTTCCTGGCCAAGATGACCGATGCCACCGGTATCTACAACTATCTGGTGGATCAGGGCATCATTGTTCGCAACCGCAACCGCGTGCAGCTCTGTCAGAACTGCCTGCGCATCACCATCGGCACCAAGACCGAAAACAGCGAGTTGATTGCCGCCCTGCGTCAGTACTAG
- the hisD gene encoding histidinol dehydrogenase produces the protein MIIIRNPERSEWAKIVERPHLDVSQLNDTVASVLADVKKRGDDAVKGYELKFDHVDLPTLAVSEEEMNEAEALVSADLKAAIQVAHYNIKTFHESQQFKGKKIETQPGVVCWQKSVAIQKVGLYIPGGTAPLFSTVLMLATPAKIAGCEEIVLCTPPGRDGKVNPAILVAARIAGVSKIFKAGGVQAIGAMAYGTQSVPKVYKIFGPGNQYVMAAKQQVSLHDVAIDMPAGPSEVCVIADKHANIEFVAADLLSQAEHGIDSQVFLITTSEQVILDVQAEVNRQLDLLPRKEMAAKALDNSRLVLVSSLQEAIDLSNAYAPEHLILQVKDYAKVANKVVNAGSVFLGEYACESAGDYASGTNHTLPTHGYATAYSGVNLDSYCRKITFQHLTEDGIRSIGRAVELMAEAEQLEAHANAMRVRMRTLNIKD, from the coding sequence ATGATAATAATTCGAAATCCCGAAAGAAGCGAGTGGGCAAAGATTGTAGAGCGTCCGCACTTGGATGTTTCGCAGCTCAACGACACCGTAGCATCGGTATTGGCCGACGTAAAGAAGCGCGGCGATGATGCCGTAAAGGGCTACGAGCTTAAGTTCGACCATGTTGATCTGCCCACACTGGCTGTATCCGAAGAGGAGATGAACGAAGCCGAAGCGCTGGTAAGTGCCGATTTGAAAGCAGCCATCCAGGTGGCCCACTACAATATCAAGACCTTCCACGAGTCGCAGCAGTTCAAGGGCAAGAAGATCGAGACGCAGCCCGGCGTGGTTTGCTGGCAGAAGAGTGTAGCCATCCAGAAGGTTGGACTCTACATTCCCGGCGGCACCGCCCCACTCTTCTCTACCGTACTCATGCTGGCCACACCAGCTAAGATTGCAGGATGCGAGGAGATTGTGCTCTGCACCCCTCCAGGTCGCGATGGTAAGGTAAACCCCGCCATTCTGGTGGCAGCCCGCATTGCAGGTGTAAGCAAGATATTCAAGGCAGGTGGCGTACAGGCCATCGGCGCTATGGCCTATGGTACCCAGAGCGTACCCAAGGTATATAAAATCTTCGGTCCCGGCAACCAGTATGTCATGGCCGCCAAGCAGCAGGTTAGTCTGCACGACGTAGCTATCGACATGCCCGCTGGTCCTTCCGAGGTATGTGTCATCGCCGATAAGCATGCCAACATCGAGTTTGTAGCTGCCGACTTGCTGTCGCAGGCCGAGCATGGTATCGACTCGCAGGTATTCCTCATCACCACCTCCGAGCAGGTCATCCTCGACGTACAGGCCGAGGTTAACCGTCAGCTGGATTTGCTGCCCCGTAAGGAGATGGCAGCCAAGGCACTCGACAACAGCCGTCTAGTACTGGTAAGCAGTCTTCAGGAGGCCATCGACCTCTCGAATGCCTATGCTCCCGAGCACCTCATTCTGCAGGTAAAGGATTATGCCAAGGTGGCCAATAAGGTAGTAAATGCAGGTAGCGTGTTCCTGGGCGAGTATGCCTGTGAGAGTGCAGGCGACTATGCCAGCGGCACCAATCACACCCTGCCCACCCACGGTTATGCCACTGCCTACAGCGGTGTAAACCTCGACAGCTACTGCCGTAAGATTACCTTCCAGCATCTTACCGAGGACGGTATCCGCAGCATCGGTCGCGCCGTAGAACTCATGGCCGAAGCCGAACAGCTGGAGGCACACGCTAACGCTATGCGCGTACGCATGCGTACATTAAACATTAAAGATTAA
- a CDS encoding RNA polymerase sigma factor RpoD/SigA has protein sequence MRQIKISKSITTRTEESLNKYLTDISRIPMITPEQEVELAQTIRKGGRTGAKAKEKLVNANLRFVVSVAKQYQHQGIPLIDLISEGNVGLITAADKFDETRGFKFISYAIWWIRQSILQAIADYSGMVRRPQSQIAISNKIKNATNAFMLKNQRNPSAEELSEIISLEIEKIEKAIQSEAHVASIDAPISDDDTTTMADSIASTAEYASDRKVDYESMCSDVMLVLGAVLSERERAIVVQSFGIGCPERGLDDIGSSMGLSRERVRQIRERGLDKIRKSNMSYILLRHAG, from the coding sequence ATGAGACAAATAAAGATTAGCAAGAGTATTACTACACGCACCGAGGAATCACTCAACAAGTACCTCACCGACATCAGCCGTATCCCCATGATCACACCCGAACAAGAGGTAGAACTGGCCCAGACCATCCGCAAGGGAGGCCGGACGGGCGCCAAAGCCAAGGAGAAGTTGGTAAATGCCAACCTACGCTTCGTTGTATCCGTAGCCAAACAGTACCAGCATCAGGGCATTCCCCTTATCGACCTTATCAGCGAAGGCAATGTGGGCCTCATCACTGCCGCCGACAAGTTCGACGAGACCCGCGGATTCAAGTTCATCTCCTATGCCATCTGGTGGATCCGTCAGAGTATCCTTCAAGCCATCGCCGATTATAGCGGTATGGTGCGCCGTCCCCAAAGCCAGATTGCTATCAGCAACAAGATCAAGAATGCCACCAATGCATTCATGCTTAAGAATCAGCGCAACCCGTCGGCCGAGGAGCTCAGCGAGATTATCTCGCTCGAGATCGAAAAGATTGAGAAAGCCATTCAGAGCGAGGCTCATGTTGCCAGTATCGATGCGCCTATCTCCGACGACGATACCACAACTATGGCAGATTCCATCGCCTCTACTGCCGAATATGCCTCCGACCGCAAAGTCGACTACGAGTCGATGTGTAGCGATGTGATGCTGGTATTGGGTGCCGTCCTGAGCGAACGCGAGCGCGCGATTGTTGTACAGAGTTTCGGCATAGGCTGCCCCGAACGTGGTCTCGACGATATCGGCAGTTCGATGGGACTCAGTCGCGAACGAGTACGCCAGATACGTGAACGCGGACTCGACAAGATCCGCAAGAGTAACATGTCGTACATCCTCCTGCGCCACGCAGGATAA
- a CDS encoding nucleoside 2-deoxyribosyltransferase domain-containing protein: protein MIEVIKSPTPVVEKKQWTAFLAGPMTGAPSWQAQAPKVAAQVGIENLTLLNPRKTDRFVTGTYQVNWETFGLRMCDVILFWIPPQARAMKPWRYYAITTRLEMAENLARGHKVIIGIDPEFKNENGDDMAGIHHLRRMAKYYGVKEIHTSLEGCMKELKAWMEKPRVVTEHHIPGPAFGPMAKMSRMVQPDTCRNETLMEQWNQRVMPDDTVYVEGDFGAEEWKPFLNGNIKMK from the coding sequence ATGATAGAAGTAATTAAGAGTCCTACCCCTGTGGTAGAGAAGAAGCAATGGACCGCCTTTCTGGCTGGTCCGATGACTGGTGCACCATCTTGGCAGGCTCAGGCCCCCAAGGTGGCTGCCCAAGTGGGTATTGAGAACCTGACACTACTGAATCCCCGAAAGACAGATCGGTTTGTGACAGGTACTTATCAGGTGAACTGGGAGACGTTCGGACTGCGTATGTGCGACGTGATACTGTTCTGGATTCCGCCTCAGGCCAGAGCGATGAAGCCATGGCGATACTATGCCATCACCACGCGACTGGAGATGGCTGAGAACCTGGCGCGTGGGCATAAGGTGATTATCGGTATCGACCCAGAGTTCAAGAATGAGAATGGCGATGATATGGCTGGTATTCACCACTTGCGACGCATGGCTAAGTATTACGGTGTGAAAGAGATACACACGTCGCTGGAGGGATGTATGAAGGAGCTGAAGGCGTGGATGGAAAAGCCCCGTGTTGTTACGGAGCATCATATACCTGGACCGGCTTTCGGACCAATGGCAAAAATGAGCAGGATGGTGCAACCCGATACCTGCCGCAACGAAACGCTGATGGAACAATGGAACCAGCGGGTGATGCCTGACGATACGGTATATGTGGAAGGGGATTTCGGGGCGGAAGAATGGAAGCCATTCCTGAATGGTAACATAAAAATGAAGTAG